Proteins from a genomic interval of Equus quagga isolate Etosha38 chromosome 13, UCLA_HA_Equagga_1.0, whole genome shotgun sequence:
- the LOC124251146 gene encoding histone H2B type 2-E: MPEPAKSAPAPKKGSKKAVTKAQKKDGKKRKRSRKESYSIYVYKVLKQVHPDTGISSKAMGIMNSFVNDIFERIAGEASRLAHYNKRSTITSREIQTAVRLLLPGELAKHAVSEGTKAVTKYTSSK; this comes from the coding sequence ATGCCTGAGCCGGCCAAGTCCGCGCCCGCGCCCAAAAAGGGCTCGAAGAAAGCGGTCACCAAAGCCCAGAAGAAAGACGGCAAGAAGCGCAAGCGCAGCCGCAAGGAGAGCTATTCCATCTACGTGTACAAGGTGCTGAAGCAGGTGCACCCGGACACCGGCATCTCGTCCAAGGCCATGGGCATCATGAACTCCTTCGTCAACGACATCTTCGAGCGCATCGCCGGCGAAGCGTCCCGCCTGGCGCATTACAACAAGCGTTCGACCATCACGTCCCGGGAGATCCAGACGGCCGTGCGCCTGCTGCTGCCCGGCGAGCTGGCCAAGCACGCCGTGTCCGAGGGCACCAAGGCCGTCACCAAGTACACCAGCTCCAAGTGA
- the LOC124251453 gene encoding histone H4-like, giving the protein MTTHRAGGDNLQCFPPARFGFSIWSDALAYEERRRPRRSQRSCLRPAAVMSGRGKGGKGLGKGGAKRHRKVLRDNIQGITKPAIRRLARRGGVKRISGLIYEETRGVLKVFLENVIRDAVTYTEHAKRKTVTAMDVVYALKRQGRTLYGFGG; this is encoded by the coding sequence ATGACGACACACAGAGCGGGCGGGGACAATTTACAATGCTTCCCGCCCGCGCGCTTTGGGTTTTCAATCTGGTCCGATGCTCTTGCATATGAGGAAAGACGCCGCCCTCGCCGCTCGCAGAGATCGTGTCTCCGGCCTGCGGCAGTCATGTCTGGCAGAGGAAAGGGTGGGAAGGGCTTAGGCAAGGGGGGCGCCAAGCGGCACCGCAAAGTCTTGAGAGACAACATCCAAGGCATCACCAAGCCCGCCATCCGGCGTCTTGCTCGGCGTGGGGGAGTCAAGCGGATCTCGGGCCTCATTTACGAGGAGACCCGGGGTGTGTTGAAGGTGTTCCTGGAGAACGTCATCCGCGACGCGGTCACCTACACGGAGCACGCCAAGCGCAAGACGGTCACTGCCATGGACGTGGTCTACGCGCTCAAGCGCCAGGGCCGCACCCTGTACGGCTTCGGAGGCTAA